A segment of the Eubalaena glacialis isolate mEubGla1 chromosome 14, mEubGla1.1.hap2.+ XY, whole genome shotgun sequence genome:
TCCCTAGCCAAGGCCGCAGCCCTTTCTTCAGTTGACTCACTGTTTCttaccttaaaaaataattgtagatGGAAATCAGTTGTTGCGTTTGgtggaagaataaataaaaaattttgattCAGACAGTTTATGGGGTAAATGTTCTTAGACTAGTTGAACCTCCCACTTTGCCCCAGTTACAAAAATAGTGGAACAAACAAAATAGTAGAGCAGCAAAATAGAACATAATGAAGTAAAACATTACTGTAAGGCCCGTCAGCATCTGAGCCCATCGGCGCTTCCAAGAATCTGCACTACCTCTTCCCTCTGTGTGGACGGGGCCCCTGCCCTGCTCTACCTCTTGATGCCAGGGCCCGGTGTCCCGTGATGCTGGCGAGGAGTGTTCACACGTGTGCACAGTGCACACTTGTGCATTTACAGGACAGGAAGGTGGCAGGTTTGTGCGACTCACCTTCAGCACCTTCACTCCTTAGTTTGTGTCTGTCTAGTTGATTTCATAAGGAAGTCAGCTTACGTGTTCCCGTTTGCACCACTTTGCCTCTGGACATGTAATTATGTCTGGGAAGAAGGACACTTGTGTGCTGGTTTACCTTAGGGTCAGTTTGGGGACCACGTCTGCTTTTACATGCATGTGATTAACCTGAATGTCAAATACAGATCAGCTTAGgtgggaaaaaaaatagtaagtggGAAAAAGTCCTTTTATGTTGGAATGCTTAAGTATTGATAAGTATTCTTTTATCAGTGCTTAGTTTATAGGCAAATATAGGTAATTTCTGTGCACTTGGAGATAACtgatctaaaattcatatgaatatATGTCAGAAAAGATTGTTTTCAAATAAACTGGGGAAATTACAAAAATACAACTAAGTACAAGTGTGGTGTCTGCCTGTTTTTTTACTGACAGGTGGAGAAGAGTCAGAAAGCATTGCCTCCACTGTCCCTTTTGGATGATGTGTGATGTGCACCTGTCTGCTCGGTGTCGGGCAGTACCCTGAGGAGGCCAAGTGCCTAAGGAAGCGCGTTGCTTCCACTCGAGTAACCTGTTCATGGAAGAAGCTGGCAGCCCTGCAGCCACAGTGGCCTTGCCTCTGCCCCCGTCTTCAGTGGGGTGTGGGCTCTCCTCCTTGGGGCCAGCACCCCAAAGCAGACCCCTGTGGATGGCTAGATGAGGGACAGCGTTTCTCCACTCCCGGTCTTCACCCCAGGTCATCGTCGATGACCCGAAATCCTGGGAGGACTCTGAGGCCCAGATCAGTGCGAGTGACGGTCGCTCAGAAGCAGGGAGAGTTCAGAGGAACGGCCTCTAGTCCTCAGTATCACAGGCGTCCCAGATAGGGGACCTTCAGTCCTGAACTCACTCGGGCCTGAGGGATGAGCAAGGCAGCTTTCCCACCAGGCCACCGCGGGCGGCAGACTCAGGGACACTGGGGAGGCCACGGCAAGAAGACTGGCCAGGCGTGTGTGTGGCGGCCTGCGGGATTCCTCCAGGAGGGCTTATCCTGAAACGGGGGAGGTTGGGTGGATTGAGAATTTGATAATGGTAGCTCTAAAAAGTAAAGAATTGAGGGAAAAAGTCTACCTGCAACTAGCAAACAGGAAAGTAAAGCACTTCAAAAATTACACCCTAGTGCCCTAATCGTTCAGTAATTGCTTAATACTCTCAAAGTAAGGAAATTTCTTactcttttctgttcctttatGTTGATCAATAAATCTCtacagtttgttttctttaatatttacatatatgtcttAAATACAGATCCTCAGACAAATCCTAGGATTCCTAAGTTGACTTTGTCCTTAGGCTGTATCCAGACTAGGGGTCATATGAACAGAAAACCTCACTGCTGAATTCACTTGTCTTAAAAAATTAGATCCAGTCAGATTTGTTCAAAATACATCTACCTGTAAAAATCTGGAGCTTCTTGGAAGTCTTAAGGTCCCTCTTAGTTTAGCGTTTCCATTACAAAGTCATACAGGAAATACAGAgtttagtgtttccatacaaagtcaTACAGGAAATACGGATGCAGCCTTATTTGAAATATTCGCTACCAAATCACGTACGTTAAGAAATATGTCGCCAATATGTAGTGCCACTCtctttaaaaaatgctgatgTCCTTTACAAGAATTCATAGCTTtctcgttttatttatttatgccttttATATTCTGTGATATCCTGCCAGTATTTCAGTCTTTTCAAAAGATTTGTAAATCATGAATTCCCAACGATGAGCTTGTTCAGAAGTAAAGAGTCGCTTTGAAGATGTCATTATAACAAACACTTCATTTATTACTTGCGTTTTATTTACAGTATTTACATATTGCACAGTATCTGGgtactattttacatttattatacaaAGGACAAATGAAATTAGCCTGAGCATGTACACAGATTTACACTCCAATGTCTCCACAACTGaagttcttttctctctctctcatttttttttttttttaatttttcatgcaGTTCCAAATGATACTCTGGGAATTTAattgtaaaagtaataaaatattaactaatacCACACGCTGTATGAAAATATAGTTTTAGATTCTGCTGATTCTGCTTATGCttctaaagaaatatttgtgaTGTCACCTAATCAGGAAAATGAGATATCTCTCTGCCATTTCACAGCATGACACATCAAATGTGGAGCATTCTCCGGTGTTCTAAAACGACCAGTGGCAAGCGTCACTGTCGGGCACACCCATGTACTGACTCTGTGTCCGCAGACGGTGTCAGCATACAAAACTCAAGGTAAAGGAATTATGGAAGAGTCTGTCTGCAAAAATAAAGCTCTGTTCACGGGGTGTGTCCGGAAGGCAGTGGGTTCTGTCCTTTGGTCTCCAAGGCACTTCTCGTGGCTCCTGGGCCGCTGCTCCTGCACGGTGCTGTGCTCACTGCGAAACAAACACGTTTGGTTTCAAAGAATGAGTCACAGTTGCTTAGTGATTCTGGAAGACCTATACATTAAATTACGTGTAACGTAGTGTGTGCCTAGATATGAGGAATTACAGTGTGCATGTCGCCCTGTGTTCCAAAATGTGTGTCTGTTTTATTCTGGAAAGTAACTCAGTCCTCAGTCATCACGGGCCTGCGGTGCTAAAGGGATGAAAATCATCACAGATGAAGAGAATGCTCGTTAGGATCTGAAGAACAGCGCTCAGTGTTGATGCGTCTGCCGTCCAGTCCTCGGTAGTTCCGTCCACGCTGATTTGGGGCAATCCTGGGCTGCTCAGATGAGGCTGCATTTTGTAGAATGAGCTGGATACTTGTTACTCAAAACTCCGTTTCTCTGAAAATATTCCAGGGCTCAGACTTATAACTTACTCGAGCGGCAAGTCCAGGTAATGAAGGGGTGTGTTTGGGAGGCTCTCTTGCTGTGTGGGAGGATGGCTGGGAAGCTACAGCTTCTCTTTGGCTCAGAGGAGATCAGGTCATGAGTTTCAGCAAGAAGGAGCAAAGGGCTCGGGCTCTGGCTCTGCTCTGAGACCACAAGTGTGGAGGGCCCCTGTGCTCGGACCCCTCTCAAGACTACTTCTTTCAGACTTAGCCTTTAAGAAGTTGAGGTTATGGTCTGGAGTAGGAAGAGGAATCTTACTCTGCAGCTTTGTCCTGACAGCTTCATGTGTTAGGGCATCAGAAGAAAGGTATGTGGACACAGCTTATGCCACTTAAGGAAAACCTGCTGCTAACGCAGGATGTGTGCTCTGCCCACTGGGACGTCAGGGTACACAGAAACCCTTGACTGTCTGCATCGTCACCAACCAGTGAAGAGTTTGCTACTGCGGTTTAGAACTTCTGGAATTGGAAGaagttaatcttttaaaatgttataaaattattttagcagAAGTATCTGTATTTTAAACTACCCATTTCTTGGCCAAAGTGAACACGGTTACTGACAGTGGTGACCAGTGTGATGTGGGTCTCCGTGTTGTGTTGGGAAAGCCCTGGCGTGCCCGTCCTGAGACGGTGCAGAGGTAGGCCCATGCTCGGGAGCAGTTCCACGCAAGCGTAGGCTCCTGGGTACCGTTACTCTCGACTTTTCGCTCTGGGGAGCTGTCTCTGCAGGAGACCAGTCTTTGGGGACCCGCTGTGGGGAAGCACGGGGTTAGCGCGCAGGCACAGAGACaggaagcctgtggcctgagcGGTTCTTCCGGTGGATGTGGACGCTGGGCATCTGGTCTCCCCACTTGTAAGTAGATGGCAGTTGTTTTCCAAGAATGTGCCTGGTTCATCTTTGGAAATAGTGATGCTTTAACTATAAAGAAATGCTTAATAAAGACAACATTCTCATCTCCCCGGGCAGGTACTTTGGGAGACTTGCAAGAATCCAttccttgctttaaaaataagaagtttTCTGTTGGCCACGTGGGCAGTGGAAGAGAAACTGGACAGCATTCAGATGAGAAGTGAAGGTGGAGGAATTTCTCAGCTTTGGCATTAAAAACTGTGCTTTCACTTCCCCCACATAGAAAGTGTTATACAAGTTTCAGTGAGCTTGTGGAAAATGTGGGATGATACCCTCCACTAACCACTTGTTTCACTGAACCCCCATTTGCTAGTGGGACTTCTGATGGGAAGAAGCAGCGCTAAGGACGCAGCTCAGGGCAGCACCCACTGCCCGGCTGACCCCGAGCATCTGTGCAGACGTTGTTCAGCGCAGCCTTCACCATGGTGAGCACCCCTCCTCCACTTACAGGAGACGAAGGGGCAGCCATCTGACTGCAAGGTAGACCCAGCATCTGGCCGTGCCTAGCACACAAGACACACAGCTAGTGTCCAGTTGTGAAGTTATAGTTTGTGGCTGAAATCGATGGCATTTGTCTCAGGGAAATAAAACCTTTCAGCCCATCCCTTGACTCTTGCTGACAGTTAGTGTTTATGTGTTACATGTCAGCCCTCACGAGGCCAAGGTAAAAAGTTTAGCTCATAAACTcaatgtgtatttatatttttaccatCAGAGGCtttgaaaaaataactttttgatAGAAACATTTAAAGAGGATACCTATTCTTAGCTATTCTTTATAAGTGTATTGGTATAATGATAGAATTCAATGCAAACATTTGCCAGATACGTCGCTAAAATTTGCATGGTTGGTCATATACTTATATGGTTGGTCATATACTTATTTATGAATGTTTGAATGAAAGCCTAGAAGTGGGTGGGCAGATGCACACCATGTCACGCACTGAAGTCAGTAGCCAGTGGGCTGTGTGCAGGTTAATGTGAGCTCGGCCAGCGTGTCCTCCTGCGACCAGGTCTCAGTGGCTTCCTGGGGTGCTGTGTGTTTACCGCTGGCCAGTATCTAGAGCTATTTTGAGTGTTCTGTCAACCTTACTCAGAGTAAGGCTACTTTACCTAAAGAATGACTGTCTCTAAACTCCCATGAATTTTTCATGTCCCAAATGCATCCAGTCTTTGGTGTGTGGGCCACAGCGACTGGGCTGTCAGCTTACCTTATCCCTCCATGCACATCGGACTGACAGCCAGCCGAGTAAGAAGCCGGGCGCATCTCTTATAGTCTACAAGGGAAATAAATCACAGACCCTCGTCAGCTACCTCAACAACTTAAATGAATAGCATTCATTTTAAACAAGCATAGCAACTGCTAAAGCCATTCATTCCTTTAAATATTCTGAATTCCTTGAAAACAATACATAGACTGTCATCTGCAATCGTGGCTCGAAGTTGTTGATTTAATCATTTATGGTGCCTCGGGGCCTTTAGCATCACGTGACAGAAGTTAAATGATGTAACTGGGAGGCTGTGGGAAGTGGGGATGCAGAGTCTCCCACGCGGCTGCtctctgcctgttttcttctcgCAGTAGCTGCTGCGCTTATTAAAACAGCTTTCGTTTTACTTCCTAGAGTACGGTCTTCCCGTGCCCTGTGTTACTTAACTTTTAGGTCACGTGCAGGCCGAGTCCCCTCTTGAGTTAATCATAACACAAAGCCTTCCGCACAGAAATTCTAAAGACAGTGGGTCAACAGCCAAGTACCAGAGCAAAAAAACCTGGCTGGACAATGGAGGGAGGCAAGAGCTGATTTCTGAGCGCAGACTGGTTTTCCTAGGTCTCTCATGTGGTTTCCTGTTTCATTAGTCTCACAGGTGCTGCCTCAGAGGAGACAGCAATCACGCCCATAAAGGGATTCCTCAATATGAAGTTCACTTCTCAAGAGTCACAAAATCCTACTTAAAGATGGAAGAATTCATACTCTTAGCTGAAATTCTGAGTGAAGAGTAAACTGATAGCAATAAATATGCACAGCATGTTAGGGAAGCACCTAAAAGTCTTCTAAAAACACACCCGCTAAATATCTAGAGGACATAATAATTTGGGCTCAAAGGAAAACATTATCTGACAGCTGGAAGCAGGGTCATCAGGATTCCTGGCTTTTCTGCTCTTCTTCAGATGTGCCATGTTTTTTAGGATGTGGTTTTCCTAAAGAGACCACATGTGGAAGCAGCGGACTGTAGGAGCTCAAAGGAGATACTGGCATTTGCCACACACCCTGAGATCCTGAGGGCGACCGCGACCCCGCTGGGCCACATGTTCTCCACCCTGATGTCCACCTGGGGTCCCCTTAAGGCGCAGACTTTGCTCAGCAGGTGCGGTGGACTCAGAAGTCCTGCTCTTCCCAGGAGCTCACCCCAGGACCACACCTTGAGTGAGAAGGTCTGTGGTTCCTTCTGTCTAACCGGCCAGGATTCCGGGAACTGGTGTATGCAGCCTTGGGCAGCACAGAAGGGGCCAGGTTGTCTCTGCAGCTCTTTATGGGCTGAGAGAGGTGGGACCCAACAAGCAGCCACTTGTTCAGGGCACAGATCTGCTTCCAGGCCCAGGGGCATTTCTGACCGGTCCTGGTCCCACCGCCTCACCTTACGGGTGACTAGGAGCTTGGTGGCGGCCCACTCAGCAAAGGAGGCGGCAATGTGGGTGGCACCTGTGGCGTCTGCGATGGGGCACATGCAGCCTAAGTGCCTTGTCTGTCTCCTTGCCCGTGAATGAAAGGATTCAAGCAATGACCCTAAGGGTCACTTTCAAATTTAGAATCTATGATCCTATTATTGTAAAAcaagatttaatataaaaatatatacacattgaaacaaaatgagaaggtTCTCTGACCCCTAGAAGCAGGTTAGTAATTCTCAAGCAGAAGGTGATtccatttcagaggaaggaaagagggaggtgaGGTGTCCCAGGTCCACGTGGCCTCGATGAGAGGGTGAGACTGGAGCATGGAGCTGCTGGGACGCGGGTGCCACCCGTTGACTTGTGCCACTGTCCCTGTGATAGCTTCGACCGGGACCACCTCAGCTCCCTCCTGAAGGCGCTGCCTGTCTTCCTGCCATGTTTGGGGACGTGCGAGACGAGGGCCACATAAAGTGATGCTGCTGCCTGCACAGAGCAGCTTCCCCGTCATGGAAAGGAGCTTATTGTTTTGAGCAGGACAGGCAGGTCTGGTCCACTGCCCCTTGGGACAGTCCTGAAAGCAGCTCCTAAGATACCTGGCTTATTTGTACCACTGCCCTCCTGTGAGCCTTAAATGGAAGGAAAGTTGTGGTccctacacacaaaaaaattggtGTAGGGCTCTAGCAGATGTCACTCTAGCGAATAAGTTACTTGTCATCATTGTATGTTTTGTGAAGAGCACAGGGAACCACCTTTGGGGGAATGAAGTACACTTGGTTGTGGACGAACCGGGAAGTTACAGCCGAGAGCCAGACAGAAGAGGGCACCTGCTTTGCTGAATTAGTGATGAAGCCAAGCAGAAGAGCAGGATTTTGAAATAGCAGCAAAATTCCTGGGTGATGGGGTTGTAACTACTGGTGGACACAAAAAGTCTCTGGCCAGGGCGGTGGGGACGGCCCAGGGCCAACCATAGTTACCTTATACCCTGCAGTAGTCATTTTAGCAACTCATTTGAAACATTTGTTCCACTGTCAGAGTTGAGTGGATACAAGGACAGGCATCAGACCAGAATTCGAGAACGTGCATGGAAGAGTCCAGCCCCTTCCAAGAGCCGATTCATTCCAGTGACTGTAAACCGTGTTCCGTTTGGCACTAGCTGCTGCTGCCTGTAGTTATCTTCTTAAGTGGTCTACTCACCCCAGCCCCTGACTGTATAGTCAACAGGGAGTAAATATTAGCAAACCCGGGTTACAGAAGGCAGAGGCCTGTTCACCTAGGTGGAGGGGCCTGAAGTCTTGTCTACACTGTACTGGCATTTGTAAAGCGAGTTGGATGCGATCACTTACAGGCGGGGATGGTGCAGTCTCGGGTGTTGTGGTAAAGTCTGTGGAAGTGTTTGCTGCACTTTGGGCTGAAATAAAGAGGACCTGGAACGTGGAAGAAGAAACAGATTGTGAGGGCTGCGGgatgccaggagctggggagcaGCGAAGTAATGCCTGGAAAGCTTACCTGTAAGATGTTTCAGAAACTTGTCTTTCATCCTTAGATCTCGAGGAACAATTTCTGTTTGAGAGaaagtaaattaattattaaattgcCTGAAagaagcatgttttcatgtgatCCGAAGTGAATGTTTAAAGTTACTGGAAATTCTGCCCTGAACACAGCAGCCCCGTGATTGCAGTACGTGACAATGTGAAGACGGGTGATAGGGCACATTTTCCTCAAATCATATTATCTGCTCTCCAAGCTCCGGTATTAATGCCCAGTCTCCACCACTAGGATAGGGCAGGGACTGTAAAGTTATAGGAAgagaaaggggtgtgtgtgtgtgtgtgtgtgtgtgtgtgtgacagttaTCTTCCAGTGAATAAACCACTCGTAGACACTTTCATCTTGAAGAGCTTGGGAATCATATTCCACAACCTCTCAAAGTTTAGGCAGAAAACCTGATCTCATACTTCAAACAAAAAATTTGCTATAGGTATATATTCTTCTaggtatatatttagaaaaagggTTAGTTGCTGTCAAAACCACTTGTTATGAAGGCTGGTGTGAACGCATGGAAACAGACATTGACCTGGTTGGATGAGATGAAGGTACAGTTCCCAGGGAAAGACTGTACCGGCACAGCTCCTAGTTCGTGTCGGTAACTAACCTGACTGACAGTCTTTCTGATTTCAgccttgtttttgcttttttttttacagtcatCTGGATTCATTCTCACTCACCTGTTCTGCACTAGTAATGCGATGGCACGTGGTCACACTACCACCAATTCTCCTCATCTGAAGAGGGAACATTTCCATAAGAATCTTACTTGCAAGGTTCAGACATCTCCTAAATGTCAGTCTTCATTTACAACTAACTTTAGTCAGTCTATATAAAATTGACCTTATCATATTTGACCTAATTGTGTCATGAAAGCATTAAAAGCTTGCATGCTTTCCTTGGTAATTTCCCAAGGGGCAGCCACTCTGGGAAGGCTCTGCCATGGGGAGCGGGGGGCGGGGAATGGGAATTTCTGTCTCAGTTGAAACTGCTTTgctgaaaatatttccatttccaaAATAACAGATGACAGTTCTATGCTTAAATTACTGACCTAGGTGACAACTCACACATCTTAGAAGTGGATGAGGGATAGTTATGCTATCTGCCAGGCATCATTCATGGAATTCCTATTTCCTtctctaaaaaaaatatttcccagttTTTTTAACAgtcaaaatgtatttatattttaaaaatacgtaTGCGTTCTCAAAGACAATTCTATTTGCAAGCAAGTACTAGCTCTTCTAGCGTCTCCTGAGACAGGACAGGCGGACACGCCGTCAACACCGCACACCCCCGAGAGGTCTTGGGAAGCGGCCCACTCCGTCTGCACAGCCACGCGGGCGGGGACACTCACCCACTCTCTGCTCCTCCGGGTAAGCCCCGTAGTCCGAGACCGCCCTGCGGCCCAGGGTGTAGTCCTGCCGGCCCGAGAGCTGCAGCCTCTTGGACTCTCCCGAGTGGTACTTCCTGAGCTCCTGGACGATCTCCACGATGAGCTGCAGCAGCGTCTGCCTGTCTGCCGCCTCCCGGGTCTCCGCGAGCCCCCGGCCGGGCCCCGCCGCCCCCAGCACgagcagcagccccaggaggAGGGGGCGCCCGGGTCCGCGCATCCTGCGCTCGGCCAGGCTGGGCGGATCCGACGCGCTCCCGGAGCTCGGCTCGCTGCAGGGACAGGGGTGCGGGGAGACCCGGACAGCCAGTCGGCGGGGCGAGAGGGGAGGGCGGGAGAGGCCACTCCCCTCGGTCCGCGCGCCCCGGCCCTGCGGACCCAGAGGCCGCCCGCCCACCCAGTGGAGGGACGCCCCGCGCCGTCCCGGGCCTGGAGGGCGGGCAGGGGCCCGGCGGCGGGAGGCTGGGCCGCGGTCTCCCCGAGGACTCGCCCTCCCCGAGGTGCCACGCGCTGATGCTGAGAGCAAGCCTTGGGTGCGCCCGCCCTCCGCGCGCGGGCGACACGGGCCCTGGCCGCCCTGCGCCCGcgtcccgcccccgccgccggccTCCGAACTTTCCTGGAAATGGCGCATCGGCCGGCGCCCCGCGGCTCAACGCGTCGCCACAACTTTCCGTCCCCTTTAGACGCCgagcggggcggcggcggcggcggctcggaGGGTCGGGCCCACACCCATCTCCCTCGGGGAGCGGCCGCGCTCAAGTTTCCAGCAGCGCCTTTGTGTGGCGGTCGCCCCCTCCTCCCGCTGTCCCCGATCCCCCCCCGAGGAGCTCCCGCGCCGGGACCCTCGCCCCGGCCGCCCGCTGGGCCAGGTTCTGGAAAACCCTTGGCCCCCGGGGACGGGGCCCGGCCCACACCTGCCCGGCGCCGCCCGCGGGGCCACCTGCGCGCAGGAGCCCGGCCGGGTTACCTGTCCCCGCGCCCCGGAGCCGCGGGCGTCCTCTGGCGTCTGTCCCGGCGTCTGTCCGCGCGCCCCGCTCGCTACTCCATGCCCGGCGGCGCCCGGGCCGGCGGAGCGCACTGGACGCGCGGGGAAGCGGACGCCGTGCCTGGGCAGCTCCGAGCTGGGAACCCGCGGTTGCCTGGAGTGCGCGCCGGCAGAGTCCGGCCTCGGACCTCGGGGCGCCTCTTATCCCCGCGGCCGCCGACGTCAGGCGGGTCCCCGAGGGCCCGGCGCGGGGCTTTAATTAGAAGCCGCTGAAGTGTTCGTATCCCCGCGCGGATCTTCGTCagacacccccccgcccccccgccaacAACTCCTCCCATGTCTCCCTATCCCGTctgtctccccctctccccaccccctccatcgCCCCCTCCGCGTCTCCCCcgtctcctcctccatctcccccatttcccccctctacccctctccccatctccctccagctcccctccccccgcctcctcGCCTCTCCCATCCCCCCTCCTGCATCCCCGCATCTCCCCCAtttcctctctcctccatctCTACCCGCCCTGTCGGTCTCCCTTACCCTCTtcgccctccccttccccacctcccc
Coding sequences within it:
- the ALKAL2 gene encoding ALK and LTK ligand 2 gives rise to the protein MRGPGRPLLLGLLLVLGAAGPGRGLAETREAADRQTLLQLIVEIVQELRKYHSGESKRLQLSGRQDYTLGRRAVSDYGAYPEEQRVEIVPRDLRMKDKFLKHLTGPLYFSPKCSKHFHRLYHNTRDCTIPAYYKRCARLLTRLAVSPMCMEG